The Perca fluviatilis chromosome 2, GENO_Pfluv_1.0, whole genome shotgun sequence genome includes a region encoding these proteins:
- the LOC120570635 gene encoding protein sel-1 homolog 3 isoform X2 produces the protein MPFGASFGITKTLVPYGSEVLEYSRVKAISIPWCMFSIWIFVTRRCQDNLCGVFYHIDPHNNYITPTLLIKKSGQLHVQMDGESGESSALVSPFKVPLSEWCQISVMLQGRMVTVSMVCVDKEQRSLHSIEHMMGHNVKLDDTEGYFVIGGGKFIRGVEGYFGPLVYYRNRISPHSMPEVVIPDVIRNVNLTGWLQTCQEFHLEMNIKISGYSFKAEQEIESEICFDAFHEWMKKDRLPSSQCELWEVTVPHRRQAAKLAKLLAFKHGERRASLLAVGRALYSLSLHKLSRASSTGVVSRILPLLLQAGCLADNRALHMSSVLYSAGLGVKEQPNKAWLLALLAAQKDDRLALLHLGHLHHQGLHGLPTDPDLAYAYYANIAKQTTLDRHNPTPEQTFVEAVYLNNDEVLNLQTSEHHHIFQWLKLQARRGAAEAEQAVARMLYWGQQGVTPDIQKAARHYERGAVQWEEPVSMYDYGIVLLQGHGVEKDIPKALTFLKKAMDKNFVPAINALAWYYEHFEQDYEQAVQLWEKADLLECPESAFNLGVMYSQGLYPGKAADQFMAYQYYLKSAERGHIRGAIHLASIWTTGIPGRVNRHPSDAVLWVKWAAEHNGYLGSVLRKALDSYLKSDMFSSLLYYMMAAESGYSPAQFNVAYLCDHHMLGFLDPAFASNCMWRYYNLTIQSQNPDTYALIRMGDLLYEGQGDGRFSSAEMYTLAAVRNEPQGWYNLGLLAEEGYKLPLSVLIKLGLSELYLADNSLLLSTLYKRCRDSEDTDSYFPCSLALFNVYLRSFQKDYSAAIKFSTAVAVVAAPTIFLIVLGVFRRPVPSPN, from the exons ATGCCCTTTGGAGCAAG CTTTGGTATCACAAAGACATTGGTCCCTTATGGCAGTGAGGTTCTGGAGTATTCACGTGTTAAAGCCATCTCCATTCCATG GTGTATGTTCTCCATCTGGATATTTGTGACCAGACGCTGCCAGGACAACCTGTGTGGTGTGTTTTACCATATAGACCCCCATAACAACTACATCACACCAACACTGTTAATCAAAAAATCAG GGCAGCTACACGTCCAGATGGATGGCGAGTCTGGGGAATCCTCTGCATTGGTTTCCCCATTCAAGGTGCCTTTAAGTGAGTGGTGCCAAATCAGTGTGATGTTGCAGGGTAGAATG GTGACTGTCTCCATGGTGTGCGTGGATAAGGAGCAGAGAAGCCTTCATTCAATAGAACATAT GATGGGGCATAATGTGAAGCTGGATGACACAGAGGGATACTTTGTGATTGGTGGAGGGAAATTCATACGAGGTGTGGAAGGTTATTTTGGGCCATTGGTTTACTACCGCAACAGGATATCACCTCACAGCATG cCTGAAGTTGTAATTCCAGATGTTATCAGGAACGTGAACCTGACTGGATGGCTGCAGACCTGTCAAGAATTTCATCTCGAGATGAATATTAAAATCAGTGGCTATTCTTTCAAGGCCGAACAGGAGATAGAGTCTG AGATCTGTTTCGATGCGTTCCATGAGTGGATGAAAAAGGACAGACTACCATCGTCACAGTGTGAGCTGTGGGAGGTGACTGTCCCTCATAGAAGACAAGCAGCAAAACTGGCCAAGTTATTGGCTTTCAAACATG GAGAAAGAAGAGCTAGTCTGCTAGCTGTGGGCCGAGCGCTGTACTCCTTATCACTTCATAAGCTGAGCAGAGCGAGCAGCACTGGTGTGGTCAGCAGAATATTACCACTGCTGCTCCAAGCTGGCTGCTTGGCTGATAACCGAGCTCTACACATGTCCTCAGTGCTCTACAGCGCTGGCCTGGGAGTCAAGGAACAGCCCAATAAG GCTTGGCTCCTGGCCCTGCTGGCAGCCCAAAAGGATGATCGATTAGCACTTCTGCACCTTGGGCACCTGCACCACCAGGGTCTCCATGGCCTCCCCACAGACCCAGACCTGGCCTATGCATATTATGCAAACATTGCTAAACAGACAACTTTAGACCGTCACAATCCCACACCAGAGCAg acatttgtTGAGGCTGTTTACTTAAACAATGACGAGGTGTTGAATCTCCAGACCAGTGAACATCATCATATCTTCCAATGGCTGAAACTGCAGGCACGCAGAGGAGCAGCTGAAGCCGAG CAAGCAGTTGCCCGCATGCTGTACTGGGGTCAGCAGGGAGTGACTCCAGACATCCAGAAGGCTGCGAGACACTACGAAAGGGGAGCTGTCCAGTGGGAGGAACCGGTGTCAATGTATGACTATGGAATAGTCCTACTACAG GGGCATGGTGTTGAAAAGGACATCCCAAAAGCTCTCACTTTTCTGAAGAAAGCAATGGACAAG AATTTTGTTCCTGCAATCAATGCCCTGGCCTGGTACTATGAGCACTTTGAGCAGGACTACGAGCAGGCAGTGCAGCTGTGGGAGAAGGCTGATCTCCTTGAGTGTCCAGAATCTGCTTTCAATCTCGGTGTCATGTACTCACAGGGTCTGTATCCAGGAAAAGCTGCTGACCAG TTTATGGCCTATCAGTACTACCTGAAGTCTGCAGAGAGAGGGCACATCAGGGGAGCAATTCACCTCGCTAGCATCTGGACCACTGGGATACCTGGCCGCGTCAACAGACATCCATCAGATGCTGTTTT GTGGGTAAAGTGGGCAGCTGAGCACAATGGATACCTGGGCAGCGTCTTGCGGAAGGCCTTGGATTCATATCTCAAGAGTGAcat GTTCAGCTCACTGTTATATTACATGATGGCTGCTGAGTCCGGGTATTCACCTGCCCAATTCAATGTGGCATATCTATGTGATCACCATATG TTAGGTTTTCTGGATCCTGCTTTTGCATCAAACTGTATGTGGAGATATTACAACCTTACAATCCAAAGTCAAAATCCTGACACTTATG CCTTGATTAGGATGGGTGACCTGTTATACGAGGGGCAGGGTGACGGGCGGTTTTCTTCAGCAGAAATGTACACACTGGCAGCAGTAAGGAACGAGCCACAG GGATGGTACAACCTTGGCCTCCTTGCTGAGGAGGGTTACAAGCTGCCGCTGTCAGTCTTGATTAAACTTGGCCTTTCAGAGCTGTACCTGGCCGACAACAGTTTGCTCCTAAGCACTTTGTACAAAAG ATGCAGAGACTCAGAAGATACAGATTCATACTTTCCTTGCAGCCTCGCCCTCTTCAATGTGTATCTTCGGTCATTCCAAAAGGACTATAGTGCTGCTATTAAG TTCTCCACTGCGGTTGCCGTGGTTGCAGCTCCAACGATATTCCTAATCGTCCttggtgtgttcaggagacCTGTCCCATCTCCCAATTAG
- the LOC120570635 gene encoding protein sel-1 homolog 3 isoform X1 — translation MDFHTLYRCLCVFGLSMQIIWGLDEVTLLNPPEEPLPDHLLEILYSCDEPATVQLDFIVSFETGITSTLLLKQWRCVPGNPKIMTLELILPDWLVYQADGIIADSQWVLSCILLATVRYSGFERPVAAQDVATLQPKPFLSRPVKQHQLCITWSTQMLQLTQQLSKKQCPLEQETVHLLSTMYASTGESFGITKTLVPYGSEVLEYSRVKAISIPWCMFSIWIFVTRRCQDNLCGVFYHIDPHNNYITPTLLIKKSGQLHVQMDGESGESSALVSPFKVPLSEWCQISVMLQGRMVTVSMVCVDKEQRSLHSIEHMMGHNVKLDDTEGYFVIGGGKFIRGVEGYFGPLVYYRNRISPHSMPEVVIPDVIRNVNLTGWLQTCQEFHLEMNIKISGYSFKAEQEIESEICFDAFHEWMKKDRLPSSQCELWEVTVPHRRQAAKLAKLLAFKHGERRASLLAVGRALYSLSLHKLSRASSTGVVSRILPLLLQAGCLADNRALHMSSVLYSAGLGVKEQPNKAWLLALLAAQKDDRLALLHLGHLHHQGLHGLPTDPDLAYAYYANIAKQTTLDRHNPTPEQTFVEAVYLNNDEVLNLQTSEHHHIFQWLKLQARRGAAEAEQAVARMLYWGQQGVTPDIQKAARHYERGAVQWEEPVSMYDYGIVLLQGHGVEKDIPKALTFLKKAMDKNFVPAINALAWYYEHFEQDYEQAVQLWEKADLLECPESAFNLGVMYSQGLYPGKAADQFMAYQYYLKSAERGHIRGAIHLASIWTTGIPGRVNRHPSDAVLWVKWAAEHNGYLGSVLRKALDSYLKSDMFSSLLYYMMAAESGYSPAQFNVAYLCDHHMLGFLDPAFASNCMWRYYNLTIQSQNPDTYALIRMGDLLYEGQGDGRFSSAEMYTLAAVRNEPQGWYNLGLLAEEGYKLPLSVLIKLGLSELYLADNSLLLSTLYKRCRDSEDTDSYFPCSLALFNVYLRSFQKDYSAAIKFSTAVAVVAAPTIFLIVLGVFRRPVPSPN, via the exons ATGGATTTCCATACACTGTACAGATGCCTCTGTGTGTTTGGGCTCAGCATGCAG ATCATTTGGGGTTTAGACGAGGTGACACTCCTGAATCCTCCAGAGGAGCCTCTGCCTGACCATCTTTTGGAAATACTTTACTCTTGTGATGAACCTGCTACAGTACAATTGGACTTTATTGTATCTTTTGAAACTGGCATCACTTCCACACTCCTGCTGAAACAGTGGAGGTGCGTCCCTGGTAATCCTAAAATAATGACTCTGGAGCTGATCCTGCCGGATTGGTTGGTGTATCAAGCTGATGGGATTATTGCAGACTCCCAGTGGGTGCTGAGTTGCATCCTCCTTGCGACAGTCAGGTACAGTGGATTTGAGAGGCCTGTTGCTGCTCAGGATGTGGCAACTTTGCAGCCTAAACCTTTTTTAAGTCGACCTGTAAAACAGCATCAACTGTGCATTACCTGGAGTACACAAATGCTGCAATTAACTCAACAGCTTTCAAAGAAACAATGCCCTTTGGAGCAAG AAACGGTGCATTTGCTTTCTACAATGTATGCTTCAACTGGAGAAAGCTTTGGTATCACAAAGACATTGGTCCCTTATGGCAGTGAGGTTCTGGAGTATTCACGTGTTAAAGCCATCTCCATTCCATG GTGTATGTTCTCCATCTGGATATTTGTGACCAGACGCTGCCAGGACAACCTGTGTGGTGTGTTTTACCATATAGACCCCCATAACAACTACATCACACCAACACTGTTAATCAAAAAATCAG GGCAGCTACACGTCCAGATGGATGGCGAGTCTGGGGAATCCTCTGCATTGGTTTCCCCATTCAAGGTGCCTTTAAGTGAGTGGTGCCAAATCAGTGTGATGTTGCAGGGTAGAATG GTGACTGTCTCCATGGTGTGCGTGGATAAGGAGCAGAGAAGCCTTCATTCAATAGAACATAT GATGGGGCATAATGTGAAGCTGGATGACACAGAGGGATACTTTGTGATTGGTGGAGGGAAATTCATACGAGGTGTGGAAGGTTATTTTGGGCCATTGGTTTACTACCGCAACAGGATATCACCTCACAGCATG cCTGAAGTTGTAATTCCAGATGTTATCAGGAACGTGAACCTGACTGGATGGCTGCAGACCTGTCAAGAATTTCATCTCGAGATGAATATTAAAATCAGTGGCTATTCTTTCAAGGCCGAACAGGAGATAGAGTCTG AGATCTGTTTCGATGCGTTCCATGAGTGGATGAAAAAGGACAGACTACCATCGTCACAGTGTGAGCTGTGGGAGGTGACTGTCCCTCATAGAAGACAAGCAGCAAAACTGGCCAAGTTATTGGCTTTCAAACATG GAGAAAGAAGAGCTAGTCTGCTAGCTGTGGGCCGAGCGCTGTACTCCTTATCACTTCATAAGCTGAGCAGAGCGAGCAGCACTGGTGTGGTCAGCAGAATATTACCACTGCTGCTCCAAGCTGGCTGCTTGGCTGATAACCGAGCTCTACACATGTCCTCAGTGCTCTACAGCGCTGGCCTGGGAGTCAAGGAACAGCCCAATAAG GCTTGGCTCCTGGCCCTGCTGGCAGCCCAAAAGGATGATCGATTAGCACTTCTGCACCTTGGGCACCTGCACCACCAGGGTCTCCATGGCCTCCCCACAGACCCAGACCTGGCCTATGCATATTATGCAAACATTGCTAAACAGACAACTTTAGACCGTCACAATCCCACACCAGAGCAg acatttgtTGAGGCTGTTTACTTAAACAATGACGAGGTGTTGAATCTCCAGACCAGTGAACATCATCATATCTTCCAATGGCTGAAACTGCAGGCACGCAGAGGAGCAGCTGAAGCCGAG CAAGCAGTTGCCCGCATGCTGTACTGGGGTCAGCAGGGAGTGACTCCAGACATCCAGAAGGCTGCGAGACACTACGAAAGGGGAGCTGTCCAGTGGGAGGAACCGGTGTCAATGTATGACTATGGAATAGTCCTACTACAG GGGCATGGTGTTGAAAAGGACATCCCAAAAGCTCTCACTTTTCTGAAGAAAGCAATGGACAAG AATTTTGTTCCTGCAATCAATGCCCTGGCCTGGTACTATGAGCACTTTGAGCAGGACTACGAGCAGGCAGTGCAGCTGTGGGAGAAGGCTGATCTCCTTGAGTGTCCAGAATCTGCTTTCAATCTCGGTGTCATGTACTCACAGGGTCTGTATCCAGGAAAAGCTGCTGACCAG TTTATGGCCTATCAGTACTACCTGAAGTCTGCAGAGAGAGGGCACATCAGGGGAGCAATTCACCTCGCTAGCATCTGGACCACTGGGATACCTGGCCGCGTCAACAGACATCCATCAGATGCTGTTTT GTGGGTAAAGTGGGCAGCTGAGCACAATGGATACCTGGGCAGCGTCTTGCGGAAGGCCTTGGATTCATATCTCAAGAGTGAcat GTTCAGCTCACTGTTATATTACATGATGGCTGCTGAGTCCGGGTATTCACCTGCCCAATTCAATGTGGCATATCTATGTGATCACCATATG TTAGGTTTTCTGGATCCTGCTTTTGCATCAAACTGTATGTGGAGATATTACAACCTTACAATCCAAAGTCAAAATCCTGACACTTATG CCTTGATTAGGATGGGTGACCTGTTATACGAGGGGCAGGGTGACGGGCGGTTTTCTTCAGCAGAAATGTACACACTGGCAGCAGTAAGGAACGAGCCACAG GGATGGTACAACCTTGGCCTCCTTGCTGAGGAGGGTTACAAGCTGCCGCTGTCAGTCTTGATTAAACTTGGCCTTTCAGAGCTGTACCTGGCCGACAACAGTTTGCTCCTAAGCACTTTGTACAAAAG ATGCAGAGACTCAGAAGATACAGATTCATACTTTCCTTGCAGCCTCGCCCTCTTCAATGTGTATCTTCGGTCATTCCAAAAGGACTATAGTGCTGCTATTAAG TTCTCCACTGCGGTTGCCGTGGTTGCAGCTCCAACGATATTCCTAATCGTCCttggtgtgttcaggagacCTGTCCCATCTCCCAATTAG